One region of Drosophila teissieri strain GT53w chromosome 2L, Prin_Dtei_1.1, whole genome shotgun sequence genomic DNA includes:
- the LOC122626512 gene encoding UDP-glucosyltransferase 2: protein MKTWLRSGVLIALLGLLGLPQLISGGNILAVYPHFGFSHFKVVMPILNELAQRGHDITVISYVKNPQAAVYPNYEELLISAPGEDQASTTINLVPLTEHTPTRSLGVLIREYVALHEEGQKSCAHLYASGHMERAIERHQQKPYDLLLTEYFNSDCQLALAKLLNLPIIGLSTCALMPYYYDRIDLPDTPAFIQSEFVGFAGQLNWHERLLNFVQAKLLKFLYKYHSNRADNALVRKYLGVEVDVDEVARTQTAFVFGNQHYSLMGSRPQSLQFVEIGGVHITKKAEQELPEHIANFLNKSEEGVIFISWGSMVRASSIDADKLSAILEVLKSQPLKIIWKWEADEAPAADSSKFLFVKWAPQLALLCHPKVKLFWAHGGLLGTTESVHCGKPLLVTPIYGDQFLNAFSVQNRGMGLKLDYQDITVYNLNKALTELRKKSYAQRSLEVSKVFNGRQQTPLQSAIWSVEHVINNGLVAAKLLQSPGIELNGFIYHSLDSVALILTPLILLIVVLFYLCKRNPPKSVHKKVGKKAKRS from the exons ATGAAAACGTGGTTGCGCAGCGGAGTGTTAATTGCCTTGCTGGGGCTTCTGGGGCTTCCCCAGTTGATATCTGGCGGTAATATTCTGGCCGTGTATCCGCACTTTGGTTTCAGCCACTTCAAGGTGGTGATGCCCATACTGAACGAGTTGGCGCAACGTGGTCATGACATCACGGTGATCTCGTACGTGAAGAACCCCCAAGCCGCAGTCTATCCCAACTACGAGGAGCTCTTGATTTCGGCGCCTGGCGAGGATCAGGCGAGCACCACAATCAACTTGGTGCCCCTGACGGAGCACACACCCACCAGATCCCTGGGCGTGCTCATCCGGGAGTATGTGGCCCTGCACGAGGAGGGTCAGAAGAGCTGTGCGCACCTCTACGCCAGTGGCCACATGGAACGGGCCATCGAACGGCATCAGCAGAAGCCCTACGATCTGCTACTCACCGAGTACTTCAACTCCGATTGCCAACTGGCGTTGGCCAAGTTACTGAATCTGCCAATCATTGGCTTGAGTACCTGTGCACTGATGCCCTACTACTACGATCGCATCGATCTGCCCGACACACCTGCCTTCATACAGTCGGAATTCGTGGGATTCGCTGGCCAGCTGAACTGGCATGAACGACTGCTCAACTTTGTTCAGGCCAAGTTGTTGAAGTTCCTGTACAAGTACCACTCCAATAGGGCTGATAACGCCTTGGTACGGAAGTAcctgggagtggaagtggacgTGGATGAGGTGGCTCGCACTCAAACGGCTTTTGTATTCGGCAACCAACATTACTCCCTGATGGGCAGCCGCCCACAGTCACTGCAATTCGTGGAAATCGGAGGAGTACACATCACCAAAAAGGCGGAGCAGGAACTACCAGAGCATATCGCCAATTTCCTCAATAAATCTGAAGAGGGAGTGATCTTTATAAGCTGGGGCTCCATGGTGCGGGCTTCAAGCATAGACGCAGATAAACTGTCGGCCATACTAGAAGTTCTAAAGAGCCAGCCATTGAAGATCATCTGGAAATGGGAGGCGGATGAGGCACCCGCAGCAGATTCCTCCAAGTTTCTCTTCGTCAAGTGGGCTCCCCAACTGGCGCTTCTAT GTCACCCCAAAGTAAAGTTGTTTTGGGCCCATGGCGGCCTACTTGGAACCACCGAATCGGTGCATTGTGGCAAACCCCTGCTAGTCACCCCAATCTACGGAGATCAGTTCCTCAATGCATTCTCGGTGCAAAATCGTGGAATGGGTCTCAAGTTGGACTACCAAGACATCACTGtatacaatttaaacaaaGCTCTTACAGAACTTCGCAAAAAGAG TTACGCCCAACGATCTCTTGAGGTCTCCAAGGTGTTCAATGGACGCCAGCAGACGCCGCTGCAATCAGCGATTTGGTCTGTGGAACATGTCATTAACAATGGATTAGTTGCCGCCAAACTACTTCAATCTCCAGGCATAGAACTCAATGGATTCATCTACCATTCACTGGATAGTGTAGCCCTCATCCTGACACCTTTAATTCTACTGATCGTAGTCCTATTCTATTTGTGCAAAAGGAATCCACCGAAGTCTGTCCACAAGAAAGTGGGCAAGAAGGCCAAGAGATCGTAG
- the LOC122626513 gene encoding kappaPI-actitoxin-Avd3d yields the protein MVLVSSWRQLWLVLLLVVGLSLGLPSLENQTHEQIEQIIACRQPKAPGLCRGRQLRYAYNRDTGNCESFIYTGCASTENNFMTFEECRRDCMQRLRY from the exons atggttttggtttcgagCTGGAGGCAACTTTGGCTGGTGTTGCTTTTGGTCGTGGGCCTTTCGTTGGGTCTGCCGAGCCTGGAAAATCAGACGCACGAACAAATCGAACAGATAATAG CCTGCAGACAGCCCAAGGCACCTGGTTTGTGCCGAGGTCGCCAGTTGCGGTATGCCTACAATAGGGACACCGGAAACTGCGAGAGCTTCATCTACACGGGCTGTGCCTCCACTGAGAACAACTTCATGACCTTCGAGGAGTGCCGCAGGGATTGCATGCAACGCCTGCGTTACTGA
- the LOC122626511 gene encoding cGMP-dependent protein kinase, isozyme 2 forms cD5/T2 isoform X2 — protein sequence MKIKHYPGKAVDASLSLEGSSAMGALYEANWLRAASQPAPTATTGSKLSRQSSSAGSSFLIEGISALSKYQMTLENIRQLELQSRDKRIVSTIKELNGYRPSPLQHHQQQQMHNGWVAEDQDQVQDHEELEATSEGKEKLASTQEPPAVNHYVLDPTERPRVPRPRQQFSVKPPSLRRSQTISQPPSYATLRSPPKVKENLSNSSSAYSTFSSAAEDSHDQVVICQQPQRLMVPPPREPPPEPPKKRVSKPLSRSQTSVQRYATVRMPNQTTSFSRSVARTRDSTASLRRLSLEQAIEGLKLEGEKAVRQKSPQISPAASSNGSSKDLNGDGFCIPRPRLIVPVHTYARRRRTGNLKEQSSGGQEEEAEQDGRVEVSREGKYLSTLSGAKVLGELAILYNCQRTATITAITECNLWAIERQCFQTIMMRTGLIRQAEYSDFLKSVPIFKDLAEDTLIKISDVLEETHYQRGDYIVRQGARGDTFFIISKGKVRVTIKQQDTQEEKFIRMLGKGDFFGEKALQGDDLRTANIICESADGVSCLVIDRETFNQLISNLDEIKHRYDDEGAMERRKINEEFRDINLTDLRVIATLGVGGFGRVELVQTNGDGSRSFALKQMKKSQIVETRQQQHIMSEKEIMGEANCQFIVKLFKTFKDKKYLYMLMESCLGGELWTILRDKGNFDDSTTRFYTACVVEAFDYLHSRNIIYRDLKPENLLLNERGYVKLVDFGFAKKLQTGRKTWTFCGTPEYVAPEVILNRGHDISADYWSLGVLMFELLTGTPPFTGSDPMRTYNIILKGIDAIEFPRNITRNASNLIKKLCRDNPAERLGYQRGGISEIQKHKWFDGFYWWGLQNCTLEPPIKPAVKSVVDTTNFDDYPPDPEGPPPDDVTGWDKDF from the exons ATGAAAATCAAACATTATCCGGGCAAAGCCGTGGATGCGAGTCTCTCGCTGGAGGGCAGCAGTGCCATGGGTGCACTGTACGAAGCCAACTGGCTGAGGGCTGCAAGTCAGCCGGCTCCAACGGCCACAACGGGCTCCAAATTGAGCAGGCAAAGCAGCTCCGCCGGCAGCAGTTTCCTCATCGAGGGCATCTCCGCCCTGAGCAAGTACCAAATGACCCTGGAGAATATCCGGCAGTTGGAGCTGCAGTCGCGGGACAAGCGCATAGTGAGCACCATCAAGGAGCTGAATGGCTACCGACCATCGCCACtgcagcatcatcagcagcagcagatgcacaACGGCTGGGTGGCcgaggatcaggatcaggtGCAGGATCACGAAGAGCTGGAAGCGACCTCGGAGGGCAAGGAGAAGTTGGCCAGTACGCAGGAACCACCTGCAGTTAACCACTACGTGCTGGATCCCACTGAGAGACCAAGAGTTCCGAGACCGCGGCAACAGTTCTCCGTGAAACCGCCGTCCCTGCGTCGCTCCCAAACCATCTCGCAACCGCCCAGTTATGCCACCTTGAGATCGCCACCGAAAGTCAAGGAAAATCTCAGCAACAGTTCCTCCGCCTACTCCACATTCTCCTCGGCTGCAGAGGATTCCCACGACCAAGTAGTGATCTGCCAGCAGCCACAGAGACTGATGGTTCCGCCACCCAGAGAACCGCCTCCCGAGCCACCTAAAAAACGCGTCTCGAAACCCCTGAGCAGATCACAAACTTCGGTTCAGCGCTACGCCACGGTTAGGATGCCCAACCAGACCACTTCCTTTAGCAGAAGTGTGGCCAGAACTAGGGACTCCACCGCTTCACTGAGACGCCTCAGCTTGGAGCAGGCCATCGAGGGACTCAAACTGGAGGGGGAGAAGGCTGTGCGTCAAAAGAGTCCACAAATCTCACCGGCTgccagcagcaacggcagctcCAAGGATCTCAACGGGGATGGTTTCTGTATACCACGACCCCGCCTCATCGTTCCAGTGCACACATATGCCCGCCGACGCAGGACCGGGAATCTCAAGGAGCAGTCCAGCGGtggccaggaggaggaggcagaGCAGG ATGGACGCGTGGAGGTTTCCCGCGAGGGCAAGTACCTCTCCACCCTGTCGGGTGCGAAGGTCCTGGGCGAACTGGCGATCCTGTACAACTGCCAGCGCACGGCGACCATCACCGCGATCACCGAGTGCAACCTGTGGGCCATCGAGCGCCAGTGCTTCCAGACCATCATGATGCGAACGGGCCTCATCCGGCAGGCGGAGTACAGCGACTTCCTCAAGAG TGTGCCCATCTTCAAAGACCTGGCGGAAGACACGCTCATCAAAATCTCCGATGTCTTGGAGGAGACGCACTACCAGCGCGGCGACTACATAGTGCGCCAGGGCGCCAGAGGCGACACCTTCTTCATCATCTCCAAGGGAAAGGTGCGTGTGACGATCAAGCAGCAGGACACGCAGGAGGAGAAGTTCATACGCATGCTGGGCAAAGGGGATTTCTTTGGCGAGAAGGCTCTCCAGGG CGATGATCTGCGCACGGCGAATATTATTTGCGAGTCCGCCGATGGCGTCAGTTGTCTGGTCATCGATCGCGAGACCTTCAATCAGCTGATTTCCAATCTGGACGAGATCAAGCATCGCTACGACGACGAGGGCGCCATGGAACGCAGAAA GATCAACGAGGAATTCCGGGACATCAATCTCACAGATCTGCGCGTCATCGCAACCCTTGGAGTTGGAGGCTTCGGTCGCGTAGAGCTGGTCCAAACAAATGGAGATGGCTCCAGGTCCTTCGCCCTCAAGCAGATGAAAAAGTCACAGATCGTGGAGacgcgccagcagcagcacatcATGTCCGAGAAGGAGATCATGGGCGAGGCCAATTGCCAGTTCATCGTGAAGCTGTTCAAGACCTTCAAGGACAAGAAGTACCTGTACATGCTGATGGAGAGCTGTCTGGGCGGCGAGCTCTGGACGATTCTGCGGGACAAGGGCAACTTCGACGACAGCACCACCCGCTTCTACACGGCGTGTGTGGTGGAGGCCTTTGATTACCTACACTCGCGTAACATCATCTACCGCGATCTGAAGCCGGAGAACCTGTTGCTCAATGAACGCGGTTATGTGAAGCTGGTGGACTTTGGCTTTGCCAAGAAGCTGCAGACGGGCAGGAAGACCTGGACTTTCTGCGGCACTCCAGAGTACGTGGCTCCCGAGGTGATTCTCAATCGGGGTCATGACATCAGTGCGGATTACTGGTCGCTGGGAGTGCTCATGTTCGAGTTGCTTACTG GTACCCCTCCATTCACGGGCTCGGATCCCATGCGCACCTACAACATTATACTTAAGGGCATCGACGCCATCGAATTCCCAAGGAATATCACCCGCAATGCCAGCAACCTGATCAAGAAGCTCTGTCGCGACAATCCCGCCGAGCGTTTGGGCTACCAGCGTGGGGGAATCAGTGAGATCCAGAAGCACAA ATGGTTTGATGGCTTCTATTGGTGGGGACTGCAGAACTGCACCCTGGAACCGCCCATTAAGCCAGCCGTGAAAAGCGTGGTCGATACCACCAACTTTGATGACTATCCCCCTGATCCAGAGGGTCCGCCACCAGACGATGTCACTGGATGGGACAAGGACTTCTGA